In bacterium, a genomic segment contains:
- a CDS encoding 2-oxoacid:acceptor oxidoreductase subunit alpha, whose amino-acid sequence MGFDVNIRVTGGAGQGVHTAGGLLCRLAVAAGHHFHATQDYMSRIRGGRNSYSVRIREIPVHAGRPQADIALSLDPSLLPHLLASVAPTGIVVCDLHAGGEGNGDPRVIPAPLKDLAVSAGSPILANIVGTGIVARALGIPPETVDRVLSLEFQGEFLEKNRVAARLGSDWGEPRVSPAYRLPEAAFQPRMILAGNEALALGAVAGGCKFAAGYPMTPGSGILNGLSVDGPPLGLVFEQAEDEIAALNMAIGASYAGARAMVATSGGGFALMVEALSLAGMLETPVVVALGMRPGPATGMPTRTGQEDLAFALSAGHGEFPRLVLSPGSVEEAYALAHHAMEMSEAYQVPCILLTDQYLADTVADADPGDFPALPVNRRIVRGNDVPRDEKGRYLRFALTEDGVSPMAVPGEPGITVVVDSDEHTEDGHLTEDHAVRTAMVEKRMRKGEALEMETLPPLLAGPPDGEVLLIGFGSTKGGIAEAREILSAGGIAAAAVHLRQVAPFPARAMSEILDRYRTSLTVENNRTGQLARLIRAETGREVSGTIARFDGLPFTPEELARDVKERL is encoded by the coding sequence ATGGGATTCGACGTCAATATCCGCGTCACCGGCGGGGCCGGACAGGGAGTGCACACCGCCGGCGGGCTCCTCTGCCGCCTCGCCGTTGCCGCGGGGCATCATTTCCACGCCACGCAGGATTACATGAGCCGGATCCGGGGGGGGCGGAACTCGTATTCCGTCCGGATCCGGGAGATCCCGGTCCACGCGGGGCGTCCGCAGGCGGACATCGCGCTCTCGCTCGATCCTTCGCTTCTCCCGCACCTCCTGGCTTCGGTCGCCCCGACCGGCATCGTCGTATGCGATCTCCACGCGGGCGGGGAGGGGAACGGCGATCCGCGGGTGATCCCCGCGCCGCTCAAGGATCTCGCGGTCTCCGCGGGAAGCCCGATCCTCGCGAACATCGTGGGAACCGGGATCGTGGCGCGCGCGCTCGGAATCCCGCCGGAGACGGTGGACCGGGTCCTGTCCCTCGAATTCCAGGGCGAGTTCCTCGAAAAGAACCGGGTCGCCGCGCGGCTTGGGAGCGATTGGGGCGAACCGCGCGTCTCCCCGGCGTACCGCCTGCCGGAAGCGGCGTTCCAACCCCGGATGATCCTGGCCGGGAACGAGGCGCTGGCGCTCGGGGCGGTGGCGGGGGGGTGCAAGTTCGCCGCCGGCTATCCGATGACGCCGGGAAGCGGCATCCTGAACGGACTTTCCGTGGATGGCCCGCCGCTGGGGCTCGTCTTCGAGCAGGCCGAGGACGAGATCGCGGCGCTGAACATGGCGATCGGCGCCTCGTACGCGGGAGCGCGTGCGATGGTGGCCACCTCCGGGGGAGGGTTCGCCCTGATGGTGGAGGCGCTTTCGCTGGCGGGGATGCTGGAGACTCCCGTGGTGGTGGCGCTGGGGATGCGCCCGGGTCCGGCGACGGGAATGCCGACCCGCACGGGACAGGAGGACCTCGCCTTCGCCCTTTCGGCGGGGCACGGGGAGTTCCCCCGCCTGGTGCTTTCCCCCGGGTCGGTCGAGGAGGCGTACGCGCTGGCGCACCACGCGATGGAGATGTCGGAGGCGTACCAGGTCCCGTGCATCCTCCTGACGGACCAGTACCTCGCCGACACCGTTGCGGACGCCGACCCCGGGGATTTCCCCGCGCTGCCCGTGAACCGGCGGATCGTCCGGGGGAACGACGTGCCGAGGGACGAGAAGGGAAGGTATCTCCGGTTCGCGCTCACGGAGGACGGCGTCTCCCCGATGGCCGTGCCGGGAGAGCCGGGGATCACCGTGGTCGTCGACAGCGACGAGCACACGGAGGACGGACACCTGACGGAAGATCACGCCGTCCGGACCGCGATGGTGGAGAAGCGGATGAGGAAGGGGGAAGCGCTGGAGATGGAGACGCTTCCGCCGCTCCTCGCCGGTCCCCCGGACGGGGAGGTCCTGCTGATCGGCTTCGGTTCCACGAAGGGGGGGATCGCCGAGGCGCGGGAGATCCTGTCGGCCGGGGGGATCGCCGCCGCCGCGGTCCACCTGCGGCAGGTGGCCCCGTTCCCCGCGCGGGCGATGTCGGAGATCCTCGACCGCTACCGGACATCGCTCACGGTGGAAAACAACCGCACGGGGCAACTTGCGCGGCTGATCCGTGCGGAGACGGGACGCGAGGTTTCGGGGACGATCGCGCGGTTCGACGGGCTGCCGTTCACTCCCGAAGAGCTGGCGCGCGACGTGAAGGAGCGGTTATGA
- a CDS encoding 2-oxoacid:ferredoxin oxidoreductase subunit beta encodes MSGIFDTDVESAWCPGCGNFPILEAVKKALERTGKAKHEIVLVSGIGQAAKLPHHVDVNVFNGLHGRALPAALAIRMANPSLTVVVTSGDGDIYGEGGNHFVHNIRRNPDIAVFVHDNQVYGLTKGQPSPTSDPGWIGSLQRSGVIAGPFPPLAAAIALGCGFVARSLASDIEFTADLMVRAIAHKGFALVDILQPCVTFNKKNTYQWYGKMAYKLPSDHDAADRVRAFELSLEWEERIPIGVLYRREDRPSFEELHPGVGDPPLHLRETPPEAVRDMLRKRLFTLP; translated from the coding sequence ATGAGCGGGATCTTCGACACGGACGTGGAGAGCGCCTGGTGCCCGGGGTGCGGCAACTTCCCGATCCTCGAAGCGGTGAAAAAGGCGCTGGAGCGGACGGGGAAGGCGAAGCACGAGATCGTCCTGGTCTCCGGCATCGGGCAGGCGGCGAAATTGCCGCACCACGTGGATGTCAACGTCTTCAACGGGCTCCACGGCCGCGCCTTGCCCGCCGCGCTGGCGATCCGGATGGCGAACCCGTCGCTCACCGTCGTGGTGACGAGCGGCGACGGCGACATCTACGGCGAGGGGGGGAACCACTTCGTCCACAATATCCGGCGCAATCCCGACATCGCCGTGTTCGTCCACGACAACCAGGTGTACGGATTGACGAAGGGACAGCCGTCCCCCACCAGCGACCCCGGATGGATCGGATCCCTTCAGCGCTCCGGGGTCATCGCGGGCCCCTTCCCGCCGCTCGCCGCGGCGATCGCGCTGGGGTGCGGGTTCGTCGCGCGGAGCCTTGCCTCCGACATCGAGTTCACCGCGGACCTGATGGTCCGGGCGATCGCGCACAAGGGGTTCGCCCTGGTCGACATCCTGCAGCCGTGCGTCACCTTCAACAAGAAGAACACGTACCAGTGGTACGGGAAGATGGCGTACAAGCTCCCGTCCGACCACGACGCGGCCGACCGGGTGCGGGCGTTCGAATTGTCGCTGGAATGGGAGGAGAGGATCCCGATCGGCGTGCTGTACCGCCGGGAGGACCGTCCCTCCTTCGAGGAGCTTCACCCGGGAGTGGGCGACCCGCCCCTGCACCTTCGCGAGACGCCGCCCGAGGCGGTGCGCGACATGCTCCGCAAGCGCCTCTTCACCCTCCCTTGA
- a CDS encoding FliA/WhiG family RNA polymerase sigma factor — translation MMQTQAAHSRAGIRKKVSRKSRKPDRDAIVNEFLPSIRIHAARLKLRIPPHIETDDLVSSGVVGLLDALSRYDDTRGIKFKTYAEFRIRGAMLDYLREMDWFPRSARQHSTRLQQTYTRLENLLGRAPEEEEVAESLGVTVEELRRQLTTFMGMTVFSLDALQDEDEESGSGWRHMLSEAAMDESREEELTRELKDVLGKAIDMLPEREQQLIAFYYQEDLTLREISRIFGLGEPRVCQLHAQAVLRLKGKINRHFR, via the coding sequence ATGATGCAAACACAGGCAGCGCATTCCAGGGCCGGGATCCGAAAGAAAGTCTCCCGGAAATCCCGCAAACCCGACCGGGATGCGATCGTCAACGAATTCCTCCCAAGCATCCGCATTCACGCCGCGCGCCTGAAGCTGCGCATCCCCCCCCACATCGAGACCGACGATCTCGTCAGCTCCGGCGTCGTGGGTCTGCTGGACGCGTTGAGCCGGTACGACGATACCCGCGGGATCAAGTTCAAGACGTACGCCGAGTTCCGGATCCGGGGGGCCATGCTCGACTACCTCCGCGAGATGGACTGGTTCCCGCGGTCGGCACGGCAGCACTCTACCCGGCTGCAGCAAACCTACACCCGGCTCGAGAACCTGCTCGGAAGGGCTCCCGAGGAAGAGGAGGTGGCGGAGAGCCTGGGGGTCACCGTCGAAGAGCTTCGCAGGCAATTGACGACGTTCATGGGGATGACCGTGTTCTCCCTCGACGCGCTCCAGGACGAGGACGAGGAATCCGGATCGGGGTGGCGTCACATGCTGTCCGAGGCGGCGATGGACGAAAGCCGGGAAGAGGAACTCACCCGGGAACTGAAGGACGTCCTCGGGAAGGCGATCGACATGCTCCCGGAACGCGAACAGCAACTGATCGCGTTCTACTATCAGGAGGACCTGACCCTTCGCGAGATCAGCCGGATCTTCGGGCTGGGGGAGCCCCGGGTCTGCCAGCTTCACGCGCAGGCGGTCTTGCGGCTGAAGGGAAAGATCAACCGTCACTTCCGATAA
- a CDS encoding ATP-binding protein, with protein sequence MTSLESQIEELSARLRQTEEQLAQAQKMEVIGRLTGGIAHDFNNLLTGILGYSSLLKTFLPENGRGYEAAAYIERSARRASELTRQLLAYSRRETPTFRPVDLRKVTGEAIEILSRSVNKNVEIHTDFHEPQEPVSGDAGTLVQALLNLGVNASDAMPGGGHLTFSTSPFLSDGEVYLNDVLVPEGRYVSICVADTGSGIPEDIRTEVFAPFFTTKAPGEGTGLGLSMVYSCVRTHGGFVRLVSSVGVGTTFQILLPVMEESGGADEPRPPETEIPRGNETVLIVDDEEIPLNLLCDMLRSLGYTTLPAVSGEEAIEILHYAPGKVDMVIVDRIMPGLDGVETFARLRAIRPTLPAILCSGTSKAEGTPSDTVPDGFDDFLQKPYERETLARKVRSVFEARPSRI encoded by the coding sequence TTGACCTCGCTCGAATCCCAGATCGAGGAGCTCTCGGCGCGTCTCCGCCAGACCGAGGAGCAACTGGCGCAGGCGCAGAAGATGGAGGTGATCGGGAGGCTCACCGGCGGGATCGCCCACGACTTCAACAACCTCCTGACCGGGATTCTCGGCTACTCTTCGCTCCTCAAGACGTTCCTCCCCGAAAACGGCCGGGGATACGAGGCGGCCGCCTACATCGAGCGGTCCGCCCGCCGCGCCTCCGAGCTGACCCGGCAACTGCTCGCCTATTCCCGGCGGGAGACCCCGACGTTCCGCCCGGTGGATCTCCGGAAGGTGACCGGGGAGGCGATCGAGATCCTCTCCCGCTCCGTGAACAAGAACGTCGAGATCCACACCGATTTCCATGAGCCCCAGGAACCCGTATCGGGCGATGCGGGGACGCTGGTGCAGGCGCTCCTGAACCTCGGGGTCAACGCCTCCGACGCCATGCCCGGCGGGGGACACCTGACGTTCTCCACCTCCCCCTTCCTTTCCGACGGGGAGGTCTACCTGAACGACGTCCTCGTCCCCGAGGGGCGATACGTCTCCATCTGCGTGGCCGACACGGGAAGCGGCATCCCGGAAGATATCCGCACCGAGGTCTTCGCCCCCTTCTTCACGACCAAGGCGCCGGGCGAGGGCACGGGACTCGGCCTCTCCATGGTGTACAGCTGCGTCCGCACCCACGGGGGATTCGTGCGCCTCGTCAGCAGCGTCGGCGTGGGGACGACGTTCCAGATCCTCCTCCCGGTCATGGAAGAATCGGGGGGAGCCGACGAACCGCGCCCGCCCGAGACGGAGATCCCCCGGGGAAACGAGACCGTGCTGATCGTCGACGACGAGGAGATCCCGCTGAACCTTCTGTGCGACATGCTCCGTTCGCTGGGATACACGACCCTGCCCGCCGTCTCCGGCGAGGAGGCGATCGAGATCCTTCACTACGCGCCGGGCAAGGTGGACATGGTGATCGTCGACCGGATCATGCCGGGGTTGGACGGCGTCGAGACCTTCGCGCGTCTTCGCGCCATCCGTCCGACTCTTCCGGCCATCCTCTGCTCGGGGACCTCCAAGGCGGAAGGAACCCCTTCCGACACCGTTCCGGACGGGTTCGACGATTTCCTCCAGAAACCGTACGAGCGGGAGACGCTGGCCCGCAAGGTGCGGTCCGTTTTCGAAGCAAGACCGTCAAGAATTTGA
- a CDS encoding sigma-54 dependent transcriptional regulator has protein sequence MKKSLLIAEDEEVTLALLRNLFGRADLLVHEARTGEEALQHIDQHPIDVILTDLKMPGTDGLSVLSHARKVRPGAEVILMTGHATVESAVRAMKLGAFHYITKPFDIDEVAQLVDRALELASVRRENVNLRSLARGRGGLEHFIGVSDATKEVLSLVRKVADTDSTVLITGESGTGKELIARALHYLSPRADRLLIPINCSAIPAELLESELFGHVKGAFTGAHAARAGKFEAAHNGTIFLDEIAEMSPPLQSKLLRVLQEKSVTPIGGNRPIQVDVRVITATNKDLEEEVSEGRFRSDLFFRLNVIPIRIPPLRDRRDDIPLLVEHFIGKYNREKGRALEGVRPESLEILRRYTWPGNVRELENLVERIVVLKGSGWLEPSDIPEKIQRAERFLENAIPVMGNTGLDIKSATEDFENALIRQALHLSGGNKNRAATLLGLKRTTFVEMLKRKSLDAGEAPGPVS, from the coding sequence ATGAAAAAATCGCTCCTGATCGCCGAGGATGAGGAAGTCACTCTCGCCCTCCTTCGAAACCTGTTCGGACGCGCCGACCTCCTGGTCCACGAGGCACGCACCGGGGAGGAAGCCCTCCAGCACATAGATCAGCATCCCATCGATGTGATCCTGACCGACCTCAAGATGCCGGGGACGGACGGACTCTCCGTCCTCTCCCACGCCCGGAAGGTCCGCCCCGGGGCCGAGGTGATCCTCATGACGGGCCACGCAACGGTCGAATCGGCCGTTCGGGCGATGAAGCTGGGCGCGTTCCACTACATCACGAAACCGTTCGACATCGACGAGGTCGCCCAACTCGTGGACCGGGCCCTCGAGCTCGCCAGCGTGCGCAGGGAAAACGTGAACCTCCGGTCCCTGGCCCGGGGGCGGGGGGGACTGGAACACTTCATCGGCGTAAGCGACGCGACGAAGGAGGTTCTCTCCCTCGTCCGGAAGGTGGCCGATACCGACTCCACGGTCCTGATCACGGGGGAGAGCGGGACGGGAAAGGAGCTGATCGCCCGGGCGCTTCACTACCTGTCCCCGCGTGCCGACCGGTTGCTCATCCCCATCAACTGCTCGGCCATCCCCGCCGAACTGCTGGAGAGCGAGCTCTTCGGGCACGTGAAGGGGGCGTTCACGGGGGCACACGCCGCGCGGGCGGGAAAATTCGAGGCGGCCCACAACGGCACGATCTTCCTCGACGAGATCGCGGAGATGAGCCCCCCGCTGCAGTCGAAGCTGCTCCGGGTGCTGCAGGAGAAGTCGGTCACCCCGATCGGGGGAAACCGGCCGATCCAGGTGGACGTGCGCGTCATCACTGCGACCAACAAGGACCTCGAAGAAGAAGTCTCCGAGGGGAGGTTCCGCTCCGATCTCTTCTTCCGCCTGAACGTGATCCCCATCCGGATTCCGCCGCTCCGCGACCGGCGGGACGACATCCCCCTGCTGGTCGAACACTTCATCGGAAAATACAACCGGGAGAAGGGGCGGGCGCTGGAAGGGGTTCGTCCCGAATCCCTCGAGATCCTGCGTCGCTACACCTGGCCGGGAAACGTCCGGGAACTCGAGAACCTCGTCGAGCGGATCGTCGTCCTCAAGGGATCGGGATGGCTCGAGCCCTCGGACATTCCGGAAAAGATCCAGCGCGCGGAACGGTTCCTCGAGAACGCCATCCCCGTGATGGGGAATACCGGCCTCGACATCAAGAGCGCCACCGAGGACTTCGAGAACGCCCTCATCCGGCAGGCGCTGCATCTTTCCGGCGGGAACAAGAACCGCGCGGCCACCCTGCTGGGCCTGAAGCGGACGACCTTCGTGGAGATGCTGAAACGGAAGAGTCTCGACGCCGGTGAGGCCCCCGGTCCCGTGAGTTGA
- a CDS encoding flagellar biosynthesis anti-sigma factor FlgM has translation MRVSDRGKWGALLDETRRAVYVLTEGRARRIEEIRAALRNGTYRVDGNQVAGKMVSDAVRELRERHR, from the coding sequence TTGAGGGTTTCCGATCGGGGGAAGTGGGGGGCGCTGCTCGACGAGACGCGCCGTGCGGTATACGTGCTGACCGAGGGCCGGGCCCGGCGGATCGAGGAGATCCGGGCGGCCCTGCGGAACGGAACGTACCGGGTCGACGGGAATCAGGTTGCCGGCAAGATGGTGTCCGACGCCGTGAGGGAACTCCGCGAGCGCCACCGATAG
- a CDS encoding metallopeptidase family protein, with amino-acid sequence MRSDDFDRALRKALSELPPMFRDALANVAVVVEEWPPDELLDELGVPPDDTLYGFYHGVPLPERSVQDSGLLPDKISVYRGPLVEDFPDRRELSLQIRITLLHEIGHYFGMDEAELSRLGYE; translated from the coding sequence ATGCGGAGTGACGATTTCGATCGGGCTCTCCGGAAGGCGCTCTCGGAACTGCCTCCGATGTTCCGCGACGCACTGGCGAACGTCGCCGTGGTCGTGGAGGAATGGCCGCCGGACGAACTGCTCGATGAACTGGGGGTCCCTCCCGACGACACGCTGTACGGTTTCTACCACGGTGTGCCGCTTCCCGAGCGTTCGGTCCAGGATTCCGGGCTTCTTCCCGACAAGATCTCCGTCTACCGGGGACCGCTCGTAGAGGATTTCCCGGACCGGAGAGAGTTGTCCCTTCAGATCCGGATCACGTTGCTCCATGAGATCGGCCACTACTTCGGGATGGACGAGGCGGAACTGTCCCGCCTCGGTTATGAATGA
- the hisC gene encoding histidinol-phosphate transaminase produces MTVVFRRNVARMEGYVPGEQPRERGFIKLNTNENPYPPSPKVRKAILAELGEPLRLYPDPGSAVLRRQAALTYGFDLPGVIAGNGSDDLLAMIARAFVGEGDLLACPVPTYTLYDTLVRIQGGKLAGVPYPDDYSLPRGLAAKKARVTIVANPNSPSGTAVPVSALAKLADAVPGLLVVDEAYADFADETALALARERRNVIVLRTLSKSFSLAGMRIGIGFAHPRIIEGLDKVRDSYNLNRLSIAAGTAAIADIAWMERNAARIRKTREALSAALPGVGFTPFPSRANFLLARRTRGGSARPVYEALKRRKILVRYFDTPRLAGCLRITVGTDEEAAALLDAMKVIR; encoded by the coding sequence ATGACCGTCGTCTTCCGGCGAAATGTCGCCCGCATGGAGGGGTACGTCCCCGGCGAGCAGCCCCGGGAGCGCGGCTTCATCAAGCTGAACACGAACGAGAACCCGTACCCCCCATCCCCGAAGGTGCGCAAGGCGATCCTCGCGGAGCTCGGGGAGCCGCTGCGCCTCTATCCCGACCCGGGATCCGCCGTGCTGCGGCGCCAGGCCGCCCTGACGTACGGCTTCGACCTGCCGGGGGTGATCGCGGGGAACGGCTCGGACGACCTGCTGGCGATGATCGCGAGGGCGTTCGTGGGAGAGGGGGATCTCCTCGCGTGCCCCGTGCCCACCTACACCCTCTACGACACCCTCGTCCGCATCCAGGGAGGGAAGCTCGCGGGAGTTCCCTACCCGGACGACTACTCCCTCCCCCGGGGTCTCGCCGCGAAAAAGGCGCGCGTGACGATCGTCGCGAATCCGAATTCGCCGTCGGGGACCGCCGTGCCGGTCAGCGCCCTGGCGAAGCTGGCCGATGCCGTCCCCGGCCTGCTCGTCGTCGACGAGGCGTACGCCGACTTCGCGGACGAGACGGCCCTCGCGCTCGCCCGGGAACGGCGGAACGTGATCGTCCTGCGGACGCTCTCCAAGTCGTTCTCGCTGGCGGGGATGCGGATCGGGATCGGGTTCGCCCACCCGCGGATCATCGAGGGGCTGGACAAGGTGCGCGACTCGTACAACCTGAACCGCCTGTCGATCGCCGCGGGGACGGCGGCGATCGCGGACATCGCCTGGATGGAACGGAACGCGGCAAGGATCCGGAAAACCCGCGAAGCTCTCTCGGCGGCTCTCCCCGGAGTGGGGTTCACGCCGTTCCCGTCGCGGGCCAATTTCCTCCTCGCGAGACGAACGCGCGGGGGATCGGCAAGGCCGGTGTACGAGGCGCTCAAACGGCGGAAGATCCTCGTGCGCTACTTCGACACCCCGCGGCTCGCCGGATGCCTCCGCATCACCGTGGGGACGGACGAGGAGGCCGCGGCGCTCCTCGACGCGATGAAAGTCATCCGGTAG
- a CDS encoding pyridoxal phosphate-dependent aminotransferase, whose translation MPASPEIREAIRQGSWIRKMFEDGAVLKAERGEENVFDFTLGNPYGDPPAAFSAELARLCADPPPGLHRYMPNAGVPEARRAAARSLSRSTGLPFTEDLLVMTVGAAGALNVALRAILSPGDEVVILAPYFVEYLFYIRNAGGSPVVAETDARFQLDLAAVEAALSPKTRAILVNTPNNPTGAVYPEGDLAALDGVLSAAEKRYGNPIYVISDEPYRKIVFRGVSAVPAASKIRNALVAYSHSKDLNLPGERIGYLAVSPRAADAAEVAGACVFCNRVLGFVNAPALFQFAASKFEDEPADVSVYQENRDVLLDALGRSGIDVVPPGGAFYLFPKSPVPDEMAFLAAAREEGILVVPGSGFGRSGHVRIAYCLSPETVRRSVPAWERLGRRYSGRGERR comes from the coding sequence ATGCCCGCATCGCCGGAGATCCGGGAGGCGATCCGCCAAGGTTCGTGGATCCGCAAGATGTTCGAGGACGGAGCCGTCCTCAAGGCTGAGCGCGGCGAGGAAAACGTGTTCGACTTCACCCTCGGGAACCCGTACGGCGACCCGCCGGCCGCATTTTCCGCCGAACTGGCGCGCCTGTGCGCCGACCCGCCGCCCGGGCTGCACCGGTACATGCCCAACGCGGGGGTTCCGGAGGCCCGCCGGGCCGCGGCGAGGTCCCTCTCCCGTTCCACGGGCCTGCCGTTCACGGAGGACCTGCTGGTGATGACCGTCGGCGCCGCGGGCGCCCTCAATGTCGCGCTGCGCGCCATCCTCTCGCCCGGAGACGAGGTGGTGATCCTCGCCCCCTACTTCGTGGAATACCTTTTCTACATCCGCAACGCCGGGGGATCGCCGGTCGTGGCGGAAACGGACGCGCGGTTCCAGCTCGACCTGGCGGCCGTCGAAGCGGCCCTTTCTCCGAAGACGCGTGCGATCCTCGTCAACACGCCGAACAATCCGACGGGCGCCGTCTACCCGGAAGGAGACCTCGCCGCCCTCGACGGGGTGCTGTCCGCGGCGGAGAAGCGATACGGCAACCCGATCTACGTCATCTCCGACGAGCCGTACCGGAAGATCGTCTTCCGGGGAGTGTCGGCGGTGCCCGCCGCATCCAAGATCCGAAACGCGCTGGTAGCCTATTCGCACTCGAAGGACCTGAACCTTCCGGGGGAACGGATCGGCTACCTCGCCGTTTCCCCGCGCGCGGCGGACGCGGCCGAGGTGGCCGGTGCGTGCGTCTTCTGCAACCGCGTGCTCGGATTCGTCAATGCCCCCGCCCTCTTCCAGTTCGCCGCGTCGAAGTTCGAGGACGAGCCGGCCGACGTCTCGGTGTACCAGGAGAACCGGGACGTCCTGCTCGATGCCCTTGGGCGCTCCGGGATCGACGTCGTCCCGCCCGGGGGAGCGTTCTACCTGTTCCCGAAGTCCCCCGTCCCGGACGAGATGGCGTTCCTCGCCGCGGCGCGCGAAGAGGGGATCCTCGTCGTCCCGGGATCCGGGTTCGGGCGAAGCGGCCATGTCCGGATCGCCTACTGCCTCTCCCCGGAGACGGTGAGGCGCTCGGTCCCCGCGTGGGAGCGGCTCGGACGCCGCTATTCCGGCAGGGGGGAGCGGCGATGA
- a CDS encoding GNAT family N-acetyltransferase: MSLEVARDLADVPVARWEHLLGRDPRTSPFLSPRFLLPWHRALGRGCDVRIARWAPGGGPDEGLLFLCRCGEGGWIFLGGEQVADYLDALVAPVHAEAFWREFLERGLPALGGGPLRLPGLVEGTPALSLLPAICRERGLSCTVEEMDRAPFVSLPGTFEEYLDRLGTKERHELRRKMRRAGELLPGLVFRVTQTPEELAKDLPSFVDLHRKSHPAKEAFMDESMAGFFREVAEGFLASGRLRLAFLSSQGADVASAFQFRTGCAQLLYNSGYDPAHRAANPGLVLIARSIGQAVGEGCAEYDFLRGTERYKYDLGGVDRAVYRLTVSA, translated from the coding sequence TTGAGCCTGGAAGTGGCGCGCGACCTCGCGGACGTGCCGGTTGCCCGCTGGGAACACCTGCTGGGCCGGGATCCCCGCACCTCCCCGTTCCTGTCGCCCCGGTTTCTTCTCCCCTGGCATCGAGCCCTCGGCCGGGGATGCGACGTCCGGATCGCCCGCTGGGCTCCGGGCGGCGGTCCCGACGAGGGGCTCCTCTTCCTGTGCCGCTGCGGGGAGGGGGGATGGATCTTTCTCGGCGGCGAGCAGGTGGCGGACTACCTCGACGCCCTCGTCGCGCCCGTCCACGCCGAGGCGTTCTGGCGGGAGTTCCTCGAGCGGGGGCTCCCCGCGCTGGGCGGGGGTCCCCTGAGGCTGCCGGGTCTCGTGGAAGGGACGCCGGCCCTGTCGCTCCTCCCGGCGATCTGCCGCGAGAGGGGTCTTTCCTGCACCGTCGAGGAGATGGACCGGGCCCCCTTCGTCTCCCTGCCCGGCACCTTCGAGGAGTATCTCGATCGGCTGGGCACGAAGGAACGTCACGAATTGCGGCGGAAGATGCGGCGCGCGGGGGAGCTTCTTCCGGGGCTCGTCTTCCGGGTGACGCAAACGCCCGAGGAACTCGCGAAGGATCTTCCCTCGTTCGTGGATCTTCACCGGAAGAGCCACCCCGCGAAGGAGGCGTTCATGGACGAGTCGATGGCGGGCTTTTTCCGCGAAGTCGCGGAGGGGTTCCTCGCCTCCGGCCGCCTGCGCCTCGCGTTCCTCTCCTCTCAGGGGGCGGACGTCGCCTCCGCGTTCCAGTTCCGCACCGGCTGCGCCCAGCTTCTCTACAACTCGGGGTACGATCCGGCGCACCGCGCTGCCAACCCCGGGCTCGTCCTCATCGCGCGCTCCATCGGGCAGGCCGTCGGCGAGGGATGCGCGGAATACGACTTTCTCCGGGGTACGGAACGGTACAAGTACGATCTCGGAGGGGTGGACCGCGCGGTCTACCGCTTGACGGTATCCGCGTGA